Proteins encoded together in one Camelina sativa cultivar DH55 chromosome 9, Cs, whole genome shotgun sequence window:
- the LOC104710188 gene encoding protein IQ-DOMAIN 31-like: MGKTPSPGKWIKSLLGKKSSKSSLEKGGEKLRSAKKEEVVVRVKDNNVSKLPTEPPVITSEEVAATQTVVVPDVVIPEKQPSGDIEGDEASIVNLESGNDSEEVKLEEAATKVQAAVRAHQAREEFENLKGIIRVQAVIRGHLVRRQAVATYSCIWGIVKLQALVRGKKARSSESAAEVQKTYTETENSETLQGTKYSWMETPTKLSMIDKILVSSPTTLPLKIQYSPEDPNSAKVWLERWTQLQVWAPGPLVVKNLIPKSQTKKRSFQAVETEKGKLKRGVRKPSGALVTGNSSNHRSTAENEKPKRTVRKASTLGKELSRIENDKSKQISRKSTSAVKEGSSLEVKDEKPRISLKKASHSNGIEKATRKSAEKKKEIVDSVQKELSVDKVSASVVDAPEDEKMNNLIPETVSKESDLDKDEKSPVLDNPEQEGFKTAERDDKAEEEIQEPDVQISSENGNVASENGNVTSENIKPSDRRASLPAKIENHHQEDGLTQSGRKIPSYMAPTASAKARIRGQGSPRIAQEKPEKNGTTRRHSLPPAANGKLNTMSPRAHRLLIASAKGSMNSDRSFSSSKDIGDKSTKAEWKR; encoded by the exons ATGGGAAAGACTCCAAGTCCTGGTAAATGGATCAAGTCTCTTCTTGGGAAGAAGTCATCCAAATCGAGTTTGGAGAAAGGAGGCGAAAAATTG AGATCTGCTAAGAAAGAAGAGGTTGTAGTGAGGGTGAAGGATAATAATGTCTCAAAGTTACCTACCGAACCCCCTGTAATAACATCAGAAGAAGTTGCAGCTACTCAAACTGTAGTAGTTCCTGATGTTGTAATCCCTGAGAAGCAGCCAAGTGGAGACATTGAAGGCGATGAAGCATCGATTGTGAATCTTGAGTCAGGGAATGACTCTGAAGAAGTGAAGCTTGAAGAAGCTGCTACAAAGGTTCAAGCTGCTGTCAGAGCTCATCAG GCCCGTGAAGAGTTTGAGAACCTCAAAGGTATCATAAGGGTGCAAGCAGTTATCCGTGGTCACTTAGTTAGAAGACAAGCCGTTGCTACGTACTCGTGCATTTGGGGAATTGTGAAGTTGCAAGCGCTTGTTCGCGGGAAGAAAGCTAGATCCTCAGAGTCCGCGGCTGAAGTTCAGAAAACATATACG GAAACCGAGAATTCTGAAACTTTGCAAGGAACCAAATACAGTTGGATGGAGACTCCCACAAAGCTCTCCATGATTGATAAG ATTTTGGTTTCATCACCAACGACATTGCCTCTGAAGATCCAGTATAGTCCTGAGGATCCTAACTCAGCCAAGGTGTGGCTTGAACGCTGGACACAGTTGCAGGTTTGGGCTCCTGGTCCACTGGTGGTTAAAAATCTGATACCAAAATCTCAGACAAAGAAGCGAAGTTTTCAAGCAGTTGAAACGGAAAAGGGAAAACTTAAGAGAGGTGTGAGGAAACCATCCGGTGCTTTAGTTACTGGAAATAGCTCCAATCACCGTTCTACAGCTGAAAACGAAAAGCCTAAGCGAACTGTGAGGAAGGCTTCCACACTTGGTAAAGAACTTTCGAGAATCGAGAATGACAAGTCTAAGCAGATTTCAAGAAAAAGTACTAGCGCCGTAAAGGAAGGCTCTTCACTGGAGGTTAAAGATGAGAAGCCTAGAATTAGCCTAAAAAAGGCTTCTCATTCGAACGGGATAGAGAAAGCTACCCGCAAATctgctgagaagaagaaagagatcgTAGATTCAGTGCAGAAAGAATTGTCTGTTGATAAGGTTTCAGCTTCTGTAGTTGATGCTCCCgaagatgaaaagatgaatAATCTTATCCCTGAAACAGTATCGAAAGAGTCTGATCTCGATAAAGATGAGAAATCACCGGTTCTGGATAACCCGGAGCAAGAAGGATTCAAGACTGCTGAGAGAGATGATAAAGCTGAAGAGGAAATCCAAGAGCCAGACGTGCAGATAAGCTCTGAGAATGGAAATGTTGCTTCTGAAAACGGAAATGTTACTTCTGAGAACATAAAGCCAAGCGATAGACGAGCTTCGTTGCCTGCAAAGATTGAGAATCATCATCAAGAAGATGGGCTTACACAGAGTGGGCGTAAAATTCCAAGCTATATGGCTCCAACTGCATCTGCAAAGGCAAGAATAAGAGGACAAGGTTCTCCGAGGATTGCTCAAGAGAAGCCTGAGAAAAACGGGACAACACGGCGCCACTCTCTTCCTCCCGCAGCCAATGGTAAGCTGAATACAATGTCTCCAAGAGCTCACAGACTTCTCATAGCTTCAGCTAAAGGATCAATGAACAGTGACAGATCGTTTTCGTCTTCCAAGGACATTGGTG ACAAGTCGACGAAAGCTGAGTGGAAACGGTGA
- the LOC104710190 gene encoding UDP-galactose/UDP-glucose transporter 1, whose product MEVQGSGFRRILLLALCISGIWSAYIYQGVLQETLSTKRFGPDEKRFEHLAFLNLAQSVVCLVWSYIMIKLWSNAGSGGAPWWTYWSAGITNTIGPAMGIEALKYISYPAQVLAKSSKMIPVMLMGTLVYGIRYTFPEYICSFLVAGGVSVFALLKTSSKTISKLAHPNAPLGYALCSLNLAFDGFTNATQDSIASRYPKTEAWDIMLGMNLWGTIYNLIYMFGLPQGIGFEAIQFCKLHPEAAWDILKYCLCGAVGQNFIFMTISNFGSLANTTITTTRKFVSIVVSSVMSGNPLSLKQWGCVSMVFGGLSYQIYLKWRKLQRVEKKKQKS is encoded by the exons ATGGAGGTTCAGGGATCTGGATTCCGTCGAATTCTGCTGTTGGCGTTGTGTATCTCCGGGATCTGGTCCGCCTATATCTACCAAGGCGTTCTTCAGGAGACTCT GTCCACGAAGAGATTTGGTCCAGATGAGAAGAGGTTCGAGCACCTTGCATTCTTGAACTTGGCTCAAAGTGTTGTCTGCTTGGTCTGGTCTTATATAA TGATCAAGCTCTGGTCAAACGCTGGTAGTGGTGGAGCACCATGGTGGACGTACTGGAGTGCTGGCATTACTAATACAATTGGTCCTGCCATGGGTATTGAAGCCTTGAAGTATATTAGTTATCCAGCACAG GTCTTGGCAAAATCGTCAAAAATGATTCCAG TTATGCTGATGGGAACTTTAGTTTACGGAATAAGATACACTTTCCCTGAATACATTTGCAGTTTTCTTGTCGCGGGAGGAGTATCAGTCTTTGCTCTTCTTAAG ACAAGCTCAAAGACAATTAGCAAGCTAGCACATCCAAATGCTCCCCTCGGCTATGCACTTTGCTCCTTGAATCTCGCCTTTGATGGATTCACAAACGCCACCCAAGACTCCATTGCCTCAAG GTACCCAAAAACCGAAGCGTGGGACATAATGCTGGGAATGAACTTATGGGGCACAATATACAACTTGATCTACATGTTTGGATTGCCACAAGGGATTGGATTCGAAGCAATTCAGTTTTGTAAGCTACATCCAGAAGCGGCATGGGACATTCTAAAGTATTGTCTATGCGGTGCCGTGGGACAAAACTTCATCTTCATGACAATAAGTAACTTCGGGTCACTAGCTAACACGACCATAACAACGACCAGGAAGTTTGTTAGTATTGTTGTGTCATCAGTAATGAGCGGGAATCCATTGTCGTTGAAGCAGTGGGGATGTGTTTCGATGGTCTTTGGTGGTTTGTCGTATCAGATTTATCTTAAATGGAGAAAGTTGCagagagtggagaagaagaagcaaaagagttGA
- the LOC104710189 gene encoding protein kinase 2B, chloroplastic, with product MGNCLDSSAKVDSSSHSPHANSVSSSSRVSSSKTSRSTVPSSLSINSYSSVESLPTPRTEGEILSSPNLKAFTFNELKNATRNFRPDSLLGEGGFGYVFKGWIDGTTLTASKPGSGIVVAVKKLKTEGFQGHKEWLTEVNYLGQLSHPNLVKLVGYCVEGENRLLVYEFMPKGSLENHLFRRGAQPLTWAIRMKVAIGAAKGLTFLHDAKSQVIYRDFKAANILLDAEFNSKLSDFGLAKAGPTGDKTHVSTQVMGTHGYAAPEYVATGRLTAKSDVYSFGVVLLELLSGRRAVDKSKVGMEQSLVDWATPYLGDKRKLFRIMDTRLGGQYPQKGAYTAASLALQCLNPDAKLRPKMSEVLAKLDQLETTKSGTGVGTRQAQIDSPRGSNGSVVQKSPRRHSYDRPLLHVTPGASPLPPHNHSPRVR from the exons ATGGGTAATTGCTTAGATTCATCAGCTAAAGTGGATAGTAGCAGCCACAGTCCTCATGCTAATTCtg TTTCGTCGAGCTCAAGAGTTTCTTCTAGCAAGACGAGTCGTTCCACAGTTCCTTCAAGCTTAAGCATAAATTCTTACAGCAGTGTTGAGTCTTTACCtacaccaagaacagaaggaGAGATTTTGTCATCACCGAATCTTAAAGCTTTCACCTTTAACGAGCTCAAGAACGCTACTAGGAACTTTCGTCCTGATAGTCTTTTAGGTGAAGGAGGCTTTGGTTATGTGTTTAAAGGATGGATTGATGGAACAACTTTAACCGCTTCAAAACCGGGTTCTGGTATTGTTGTTGCTGTTAAGAAGCTTAAAACTGAAGGCTTTCAAGGTCATAAGGAGTGGTTG ACTGAAGTGAACTATCTTGGTCAGCTTAGTCACCCAAATCTTGTCAAACTTGTTGGGTATTGTGTTGAGGGCGAAAACAGGTTACTAGTATATGAGTTCATGCCTAAAGGAAGCTTGGAGAATCATCTTTTTAGAC GTGGCGCTCAGCCACTTACGTGGGCAATAAGGATGAAAGTTGCAATAGGAGCAGCCAAGGGGCTTACTTTTCTTCATGACGCAAAATCACAAGTGATATACAGAGACTTTAAAGCTGCTAACATTCTACTCGACGCT GAGTTCAACTCTAAACTTTCAGACTTCGGTCTAGCTAAAGCAGGTCCTACCGGTGACAAGACTCATGTGTCCACACAAGTTATGGGTACTCACGGGTATGCCGCCCCTGAATATGTAGCCACAG GTCGATTAACAGCTAAGAGCGACGTATACAGTTTCGGTGTGGTACTACTGGAATTACTCTCAGGACGAAGAGCGGTGGACAAATCAAAAGTGGGAATGGAACAGAGTCTAGTTGACTGGGCAACACCGTATCTTGGCGATAAGCGAAAGCTCTTTAGAATAATGGATACGAGATTAGGCGGTCAGTATCCTCAAAAAGGAGCATACACAGCTGCTAGTCTTGCATTGCAATGCTTGAACCCCGACGCAAAGCTCAGACCGAAAATGTCCGAAGTTTTGGCTAAACTAGATCAGCTTGAAACAACGAAATCTGGAACCGGAGTTGGAACCAGACAAGCTCAGATTGATTCTCCGAGAGGTAGTAATGGATCTGTTGTACAAAAATCTCCAAGGAGGCATAGTTATGATCGGCCTCTCTTACACGTAACTCCTGGTGCTTCTCCTTTGCCTCCTCACAATCACTCTCCTCGTGTAAGATAG
- the LOC104710191 gene encoding transcription factor MYB36-like, which produces MEETTKQNNKNKKKIVVTTDDSKKKERHIVTWTPEEDDILRKHISVHGTENWAIIASKFNDKSTRQCRRRWYTYLNSDFKRGGWSPEEDTLLCEAQRLFGNRWTEIAKVVSGRTDNAVKNRFTTLCKKRAKYEAMAKENKIACCVNSNNKRLLFPDGISTPRKVESESPLTNKMRRSHIPDLTEIKSYGDRSHIKVESAMNQQTRPPLSVVSHNAAGINGMKEQKLTCNAKESDGEDKGTQEVFLKKDDPKVTALIQQAELLSSLAQKVNADNTDQSMENAWKVLQDFLNKSKENDLFRYGIPDIDFQLEEFKGLDEDLRISNEDSQTSWRQPDLHDSPASSEYSSGSTVMPPHPSDDKTQQPMSDTQTTTSQKQNDVQLPQAKGIVPDVITVEHVDILTTCQDVLKNPSEIVPMASEEEFHSPVQVTPFFRSLAAGIPSPQFSESERNFLLKTLGVESPCPCPSANPSQPPPCKRVLLDSL; this is translated from the exons atggaAGAGACAACGAAGCAGAACaacaagaataagaagaagattgttgttACTACCGATGATTCCAAGAAGAAGGAGCGTCATATTGTTACTTGGACTCCTGag GAAGATGATATACTAAGGAAGCATATCAGTGTACATGGAACTgaaaa TTGGGCGATCATTGCATCCAAGTTTAATGATAAGAGCACAAGGCAGTGTAGACGAAG ATGGTATACATACTTAAACTCTGATTTCAAGAGAGGAGGTTGGTCCCCTGAAGAAGATACACTTTTGTGTGAG gcACAGAGATTGTTTGGGAATAGGTGGACTGAGATAGCGAAAGTGGTCTCAGGCAG AACGGATAATGCTGTGAAGAACAGGTTTACAACACTTTGCAAGAAGAGAGCTAAGTATGAAGCCATGGCTAAAGAGAACAAGATCGCTTGTTGTGTGAACTCAAACAACAAGAGACTCTTGTTCCCTGATGGTATTAGTACACCGAGAAAAGTCGAAAGTGAATCTCCTCTTACTAATAAAATGAG GAGAAGTCACATTCCGGATCTTACAGAGATCAAGAGCTATGGGGATAGATCACATATAAAGGTTGAATCGGCTATGAATCAACAGACTAGACCCCCATTATCGGTAGTATCCCACAATGCTGCAGGTATCAATGGCATGAAAGAGCAGAAACTAACATGCAATGCAAAAGAGAGTGATG GTGAGGATAAAGGTACCCAAGAGGTGTTTCTTAAGAAGGATGATCCAAAGGTGACAGCTTTGATCCAACAAGCTGAGCTTCTCAGTTCATTGGCACAGAAAGTTAATGCAGACAACACAGACCAAAGCATGGAAAATGCCTGGAAG GTCCTACAGGATTTCTTGaataaaagcaaagaaaatgaTCTCTTCAGATATGGAATCCCAGATATAGATTTCCAACTCGAGGAATTCAAAGGTCTTGATGAGGACTTGAGGATTAGTAATGAAGATAGTCAAACATCTTGGAG GCAacctgatctccatgattcaccAGCAAGCTCTGAATATAGCTCAGGATCAACCGTCATGCCTCCTCATCCTTCTGATGATAAAACTCAGCAACCCATGTCTgatactcagacaacaacatcGCAGAAACAAAATGACGTGCAGTTACCACAAGCTAAAGGGATTGTGCCTGATGTAATAACTGTGGAACATGTGGATATACTCACAACATGTCAGGATGTCCTAAAGAACCCTAGTGAGATTGTGCCCATGGCGAGTGAAGAAGAGTTTCACTCCCCTGTTCAAGTCACTCCATTTTTCAGATCTCTAGCAGCAGGCATTCCAAGCCCACAATTCTCTGAAAGT GAGAGGAACTTTCTGCTAAAAACACTTGGTGTCGAGTCCCCATGTCCATGTCCAAGTGCTAATCCTTCACAACCACCTCCTTGCAAAAGAGTCCTTCTCGATAGCTTGTAA